The Oryza glaberrima chromosome 9, OglaRS2, whole genome shotgun sequence genome includes a window with the following:
- the LOC127783589 gene encoding plant UBX domain-containing protein 2, with translation MMKEKMKDLMRKVTSSSSSSSSSFKGTAHVLGSGPDPSSRPSNPTPSRPAAPRREAAAAAAASARPPSSGFAPYSPLISTSSRRTDPPAGAGAGEDDAVACPSCAEPFPSELAVSDHLDGCLAAAGGARPRAAAYLAGDPPASAVEVVKRLLGNLLSDPRNDKYRKVRLGNPRIKEALADREGGVDLLEAVGFRVADEGGELFALMDEVPGDARLGGIRQAVLLLERARPSTPPQTQADAKETCPNGVSEEQGIKKPVDRQIRVFFSVAASSVAENDLPDSFYSLSNEEIRNEAKMRRERLEQSRLLIPKSYKEKQALAARQKYKQALIRIQFPDGVILQGVFLPAEPISSLYEFVASSLKQPSLEFDLICPAGPRTRVIPPFPKPGEQARTLRDEDLVPSARLTFKPKETDSVVFTGLLDELLETSEPFTSASS, from the exons atGATGAAGGAAAAGATGAAGGATCTCATGAGGAaggtcacctcctcctcctcctcgtcgtcctcctccttcaAGGGCACCGCCCACGTCCTCGGCTCCGGCCCCGACCCCTCCTCCCGCCCCTCCAACCCTACCCCTAGTCGCCCCGCTGCCCCCCGGcgagaggccgccgccgccgccgccgcctccgcgaggccgccctcctccggcttcgccccCTACTCCCCGCtcatctccacctcctcccgccgcaCCGACCCAcccgcgggggcgggggcgggggaggacGACGCCGTCGCGTGCCCCAGCTGCGCCGAGCCGTTCCCCTCCGAGCTGGCGGTGTCGGACCACCTCGACGGctgcctcgcggcggcggggggagcccGCCCCCGCGCGGCCGCCTACCTGGCCGGCGACCCCCCCGCGTCCGCCGTGGAGGTGGTGAAGAGGCTGCTCGGGAACCTGCTCTCCGACCCCCGGAACGACAAGTACAGGAAGGTCAGGCTCGGGAACCCGAGGATCAAGGAGGCCCTGGCGGACAGGGAGGGCGGGGTGGATCTCCTCGAGGCCGTGGGGTTCAGGGTCGCCGACGAGGGCGGGGAGCTCTTCGCCCTCATGGACGAGGTGCCCGGGGACGCGAGGCTCGGCGGCATCAGGCAGGCCGTGCTCCTGCTCGAGAGGGCCCggccatcgacgccgccgcagACACAGGCAGATGCCAAGGAGACTTGCCCGAATGGAGTTAGCGAAGAGCAGGGGATTAAGAAGCCGGTTGATCGTCAG ATTCGGGTGTTCTTCTCTGTTGCTGCAAGTTCTGTTGCAGAAAATGATCTACCAGATTCTTTCTATAGCCTTAGTAATGAGGAGATCAGGAATGAGGCAAAGATGAGGAGGGAGAGGCTAGAACAATCTCGGTTGTTGATTCCAAAGTCATATAAGGAGAAGCAGGCACTGGCTGCCCGACAGAAGTATAAACAAGCTCTGATTCGAATTCAGTTTCCGGATGGAGTAATTCTGCAGGGTGTGTTCCTTCCCGCGGAGCCCATTAGTTCACTATATGAG TTTGTCGCATCTTCTTTGAAGCAGCCAAGTTTGGAATTCGATCTTATCTGTCCAGCTGGTCCTAGGACACGCGTCATACCTCCTTTTCCAAAACCAGGGGAACAGGCACGCACACTGCGGGATGAAGACCTAGTCCCTTCTGCTCGGCTCACCTTCAAGCCCAAAGAGACTGATTCGGTTGTGTTCACTGGTCTGTTGGACGAGCTTCTTGAGACCAGTGAGCCGTTCACATCTGCATCCTCATGA